One Nocardia huaxiensis genomic window, GGTCCGGCCGGAGCCTGACGAGACCGGTCCGCTTCTTCCGGGCGAGCCGCCGCGAACATCCGTATCGTTTCCCAAGCACGGTCTCAGTCCGCTCTCAGTCCACAGCGCCAAGGTTGGCCAGGAGACTCGAGGAGAAAACGAGAAAATGACCGAGGATTCGAAGGACACGCGGGGCACCGGACCCGAAGGCGCCCAGGGCAGCCCCGCTCAGCCCACGAGCGGCACCCCCACAGCGCCTGCGAGCGGCACCCCGGCTGAGCCTGCGAGTGGCATTCCCGCTGAGCCTGCGAGTGGCGCGCCCGCTTCCCAGCCCCAGTCGTCCGCCGGGCAGCCCGCCGACCTATCCGGGTCCGCCGCGGCCTCCGCACCGGCGTCGGCCGCCTCGGCGTCCGACCAGACCCCTTCGGATTCGGGCATTCCGGGTGGATCGGGCGCGCCTGCCGCCCAGCCGCAGGATGATCGGCCCGCGTGGGGGCAGGGCTCGGCATCCTGGGGACAGGGCGGCCAGGCCCCGAGGGCCGCCCAGCCGCAGCCCGGCGCGGAGTGGTCTCGTCCCGGCGACGGCGCGCAGCGCCCGCCCTTCGACGGCTTCTCCGATCCGGCGGCCGCGCATTCCCCGGGCGGCGCTTCATCCGGCGCTCCGGGATTCGGTGCGGCACCGGTGTTCTCCGGCGGCGCGATGCAGGGCGGGCCCGGAACCGGTGCGACGGAAGCGATTCCGGGCAGCACACAGCAGCTTCCGGCCGGTGCGTACGGGCAGGCGTACTCCGCGTCGGGGGCGGGGTACGCCCAGCCCGGCGGACATCAGCACACCGAGCCGATCTTCGGCGGGCCGGGCCAGCCGGGTGGGCCCGGTGCGGCGTATCCGGGGATTCCCGGCGGTCCGGGCGGGCCCGGTGGCCCGGGTGTGCCGGGCGGCCAGGGTGTTCCCGGCGGTCCGGCTCCCAAACGCAACGGCAAGGCCGGTCTGGTCGCGGGCGCGATCGTGCTCGCCCTGCTGAGCGGCGGCATCGGCGGTGCGGTCGGTTCGCTGGCCACCCGCGACGGTCACTCGGTGACCAACGCGCTGGACGCACCGCGCACGAATGTGAGCGGCGTGGTCAACGCGCCGGCTGGTTCGGTGCAGGCGGTCGCGCAGAAGGTCGTGCCCAGCGTCGTCATGATCCGGGTGGCCGGCAATCGGGCCGAGGGGGAGGGGTCCGGCGTGATCCTCTCCAGCGACGGCAAGATCCTCACCAACAATCACGTGGTGAGCGGCGCGGGCCCGAACGCCAAGATGGAGGTCGCGTTCAGTGACGGAAGCACCGCTCCCGCAACGCTGATCGGCGCCGACCCGGTCTCGGACCTGGCCGTCATCAAGGTCGACCGCAAGGACCTGACCCCCATCGAGCTCGGCGCCTCGTCGAACCTCCAGGTGGGTGAGTCCGTGGTGGCCGTCGGTTCTCCGCTGGGCCTGGCCGGCACCGTGACCACCGGCATCGTCTCGGCGCTCAACCGCCCGGTGTCGACCAGCGGTGAATCCGGTTCCACCGGCTCGGTCATGAACGCCATCCAGACCGACGCCGCCATCAACCCCGGCAATTCCGGTGGCGCCCTGGTGGATATGAGCGGCAAGCTCATCGGCATCAATACCGCCATCGCCACCCTGGGCACCGCGGAGGCCACCGGCGGGCAGAGTGGTTCCATCGGACTCGGCTTCGCCATTCCGGTGGATCAGGCCCGCCGCGTCGCGGACGCCTTGATCAAGAACGGCAAGGTCACCTACGCGCAGATCGGCGTGAAGGTGCGCGGCGCCGACGACGTGAACGGCGCCCGCGTGCTCGAGGTGACGCCGGACGGCCCCGCCGCCAAGGCGGGCATCCCGAACAACGCGATCATCACCAAAGTCGATGACACGCCTATCGATTCGGGCAACGCTCTGATCGCCGCCGTGCGCTCGCACCAGCCGGGCGACAAGGTGAAGATCACCTACACCGATGAGCAGGGAAACAATTCCAAGACCGTCGAGGTGACCCTCGGCGAGGCAACCGCGGAAGGTGGCCGATGATGCAGCACGACACTGGACGAGTACCCGCACCGGCGATTCGGGTCACCCCGGACGGGGGATGGGAGCTGTTGTCCGACAAGGGCGCTACGGTGAGCACCATGGAAATCGATGCCGCTGTCGCGGGCCGTGCACTTGTCGTGGTCGTCGACGACCGAACCGCCCACGGCGGGGTGGATTCGCTCGGTCCACTGGTCACGGAGCTACTCACCGAGGCCGGCTTCCTGGTCGATGCCAGCGTGTCGGTGCAGGCCGACGAGGTGGAGATCCGGAACGCGCTGAACACCGCGGTCATCGGCGGTGTCGACCTGGTCATCTCGGTCGGCGGCACCGGCATGTCCCCGCGCGATGTGACGCCGGAGGCCACCGAGGAGGTGCTCGACCGGGTGCTGCCGGGCATCAGCGAGGCGCTGCGCGCGTCCGGGCTGGCCTCGGGTTCGCTGGACGCGGGCCTGTCGCGTGGTCTGGCCGGTGTTTCGGGCAGCACGCTGGTGGTGAACCTGCCGGGTTCGCGGGCCGCGATCCGCGATGGCATGGCCACCCTGGGCCCGCTGGCCAGCCGCGTCATCGATGAACTGTCCGGCCTGGACGAATGACGTCCGAGTCCGATCGTCCTTCCGAGGAACCCCGTCCGGCCGCGCGCCCGGCGGGGTCTCGTCGTCTTTCGGCCGCCGACAAGGCCCGCCTCGCGCGCATCTTCGGCGATCCACTGCCGTCCACCACCTCGGACGAGCGCGCCCCCGAACCCGAGCAGGGACAGTCCTCCGACGAGTGGTTGCGCTCGCAGGTTCCCCCTCATCACGGCTGAGTGCCGAATTCATTTATGCATACAAGCTATTAAGCTTTCGCGTGCGGGTTTCTGTTGTGCGCGTGCGCGTTTTCCCGCACTCACCTTGAGTTTGCCGACTATTAGCACAATGTGGCGAAGCGCTTACCGCCACCCTTGTTGCTAACTGATTGCTGTTGTGACTAAGGTCGCGTACGGGTCACAAAACCTACGGGTCTTAAGGGTTTGAGAAGAGTGCTTGCTCTTTGCGAAGAGTGTCCTGCGCTTTGCTCCGGTGGGAATCCGACCGCGTAGCGACTCCTTTGCGGCATCGGTGGTCGGTGTCGTACGGAAGAACCTGATGAGGGAAAATATGCGCGAGAATCGCACCGTTCGTGGTGCCCGCCTGGCCCGTGCCGCCGGAATCGGCGCGGCCGCAACCGTTGTCGTGGGCCTGCTGTCCACCGGCGCCGCCAATGCCGACACCTTCGTACCGTTGCCGGACGGTCAGAAGGCCGGAGCAGGCGTCACCATCACCCGCAATGGCGAGCACGCCGTCATTTCACCGTCCCTGAGCGCCAATGGCGCCGGACGCACCGCGTGGCTGAGCGGCAATGTCGTCGCCGACGTCACCAGCACCCCCGAGGGCGAGGTCGGCCCCTGGAACGGCGCCACCAACAACCCCGGCTCCAACAACTCCTCCACGCACGGCACCTCCCGCCTGAGCACCGGCTACATCGTCGGCTGCCAGGTCAGCCTGGCCGACAACGCCATCTCGGCCGGCATCGGCGCGAGCGCCGATCTGACCGGCGGCGGCCTGAGCGGCTCGGTCGGCCTGAACCTCGGCCCGGGCGAGGTCAAGTTCATCGGCATCGACGGCAAGGACATCAAGAAGGCCGGCACCTACTCGGTCGAGTACACCGATGTGCCGATCGAGATCAACGGCTGCGCGGGCTACGCCCAGGCGCGCTCCTACACCGTCGTCGAGATCATCGGCGACCACTACTCGAAGACCACCCTCTACGGGCAGCCGTTCAGCCTCGGCTGACGCTCGGTCTGCGATCGCCCAATTCTTCACTCGCGTAAGCGAATTCGACCCTAGAGGGAATTCAACATGAGCATCCGCAACACTGCGGCCCGCGTGGCCGGTGTCGGGCTTGCCGCCACCGCCGCCATCGGCCTGTTCTCCACCGGCGCCGCCAACGCCGACACCTTCGTGCCGCTGCCCGGCGGCGCCATCACCAAGACCCTGTCCGACGGCACCGTGGTGACCGTGCGCATGGTCGGCGAATCCGCCAATATCAACCCGTCCATGGGATCGACTCCGCTGCACCGCAATGCGTGGGTTTCCGGTTCGGCGCAGGTCGACATCTCCGGCAACAACAGCACCGTCGGCGGCAAGATCTACCCGGGTTACGTGGTGGGCTGCCAGGTCAACGTCTCCGGTGGCGGCGCCTCCGGTGGCGCCGAGGCCGGCGCCGACTGGGGCGCCAGCAGCATCGGTTCCGCGAAGGGCAATGTCGGCGGCAACCTGACTCTCGGCCCCGGTCAGTCCAAGGCGTTCTACATCCTCGATCTGGAGGAGGCCGACGACTACGGCAACGAATCGCACAACGCCCGCAACAAGTTCAAGGGCTCCAGCGGTTCGGTCACCTGGGCCGACGAGACCATCGGGCTGAACGGCTGCGCCGGCTACGCGCAGGCGCGGTCCTTCGTGATCGTCAAGGTCGAGACCGACAATGTCATCTCCGACGTCACCCTGTGGGGTCAGCCCTTCAGCCTCGGCTGATTCTTCTTCCGTTCCTCGGAACAGCAACGGGCCCGGTGCGATTCGCACCGGGCCTTTTGTGTATCCCGTTGCAAGCCGTGCGTATTCATAGCAGCTCGGGCATAAGTCCGGGCAGCAATCACTTGTTCAGGTTCTATCTTCTCTCACGCCTCGCGAGTCACACCTGTGATGTAAAGTGCCCTGCGTCGCTACATATAAAGAATTTGTTAGCAGTAACACAGCGGCAACAATGTGGCGACAAACTTACCCGGGGTTCGCCAGGACCCCTTTTCAGCCTCGGTGGTCGAGGCTGACCGCAAGAAACCTGATGAGGGGAAGTATGAGCGAGAACCGCACCAACGGTCTTCGTCGCGGTGCCCGTTTTGCGGGCATCGGTGCGGCGGCGGCCGTGGCCATGGGCCTTTTTTCGACTGGTGCTGCTAATGCCGATACCTTCGTGCCGTTGCCGGACGGCCAGAAGGTGTCTCCCAGCGGGACCGTGACCATCACCCGCACGGGTGAGCGCGCGATCATTTCGCCGTCGCTCGCCGCGAATGGCGCAGGTCGTACCGTCTGGGTCAACGGCACCGTGAGTGCCGATGTCACCGAGACCCCCGAGGGCGAAGTCGGCCCCTGGAACGGTCCCCGGAACTGGGAGGGCACCAACAACTCCTCCACCCACGGCACGTCCCGCATCAGCACCGGCTACATCGTCGGCTGCCAGGTGTCGATCGCCGATGACGCCATCGGCGCCAGCGTCGGCGGCGGCATCAGCACCGACGGCTTCAGTGTCAGCGGCGGCCTCGGTCTGAACCTCGGCCCCGGCGAGGTCGGCTGGGTCGAGATCCAGGGCAAGGACATCAAGAAGGCGGGCACCTACTCGGTCGAGTACATGGACGCCGAAATCCAGATCCAGGGTTGCGCCGGTTACGCGCAGGCGCGCGCGTACACCGTCGTCGAGATCATCGGCGACCACTACTCGAAGACCACCCTCTACGGCATGCCCTTCAGCATCGGCTGACGTGGTACGGACCGTTAAAAATCTTCTCGCGCAAGCGAATTCGAACCCTGAGGGAACAAAAGAATGAACATCCGTAAGACCATGGCGCGGGTGGCCGGTGTGGGTGCCGTCACCGCCGCCGCTCTCGGCCTGTTTTCCACCGGCGCCGCCAACGCCGACACCTTCGTGCCGCTGCCGGGCGGCACCATCACCAAGACCCTGACCGACGGCACCGTGGTGACCGTCAAGCTGGTCGGCGAGTCGGCCGTCATCAGCCCGTCCATGGGTTCCACTCCGGTGCACCGCAATGCGTGGGTCTCCGGTTCCGCGCAGGTCGAGCTGTCCGGCGCCAATGGCGATGTGGGCGGCAAGATCCGTCCGGGTTATGTCGTGGGTTGCCAGGTCAATATCGACGGCGGCGGCACCGAGGTCGGTGTCGAGGCCGGCAGCGACTGGGAGGGCAACGCCTCCGGCGGCGGCACCGTCGGCGGCAGCCTGAGCCTCGGCCCCGGCCAGGCTCGCGCGTTCTACCTGCTGGACCTCGAGGCCGCGGACGACTTCGGCAACGAGGACCACACCGGCAAGAACAAGTTCAAGGGCTCGCACGGCTCGGTCACCTGGGCCGACAGCACCATCGGCCTGAGCGGCTGTGGCGGTTACGCCCAGGCGCGGGCCTTCGTGCAGGTGCAGGTCGAGACCGACAATGTGATGAGCTGGATCACCCTGTGGGGCCAGCCCTTCTCGCTCGGCTGATCGACGCCACTCGGTAAAGGCAACGGGCCCAGCGCTTTTCGCGCTGGGCCCGTTTCTTTGTGTGCGGCTTCAGATTTCGTGGCGGCCGCCGCCGGATCCATTGCCGCCGTTGCGGCTTTCGGCGAGCAGGTCGCGGATCTGGTGCAGCAGATCGTTGTCGGTGAGGGAGTCGTCGGCGGCGCCCCAGCGCTTCTTGGCGTGCGTGGCGGGCAGCACCACGATGAAGTACAGCAGCGCGGCGATGATGACGAAGTTGAGGGCCGCGGTGATGATCGGGCCGATGGCCACGAAGGTCGCCGGCTTGTCGGCCACCAGCTGGAAGCCCAGGCCGAGCTCATTGGTGCCGCCGAAGACGGCCAGCAGCGGATTGATGACGCCATTGCTGAAGGCGGTCACGATGGCCACGAAAGCCGTGCCGATGACCACGGCGACCGCCAGATCGACCACATTGCCGCGAAGCAGGAAATCCTTGAAACCCTTGAGCATTGCCGAAACTCCTTCGGTCGTGCGGGATCGGGGGAGCTACTTGTTCGCTATCATCACCGTCTCGATCGTATTTCTCGACGATGGAATTCCCCCGCATCTCGTCGCACCGCCAGCGCGCCGCGAACACCAGCATGGATGGACCCACCGCGCCCTCAGTGAAAGGTGACGGTCAGCGCGCTGTGCAGGGAGGCCGCCGCGACGGTCATGGCCCGCCGCGAATCCAGGGCAACCAGCACAACCCGCTCGTCGTGTCCCCGAGTGCCGTTCGTCCCGGAGACCGACACGACCACGGCATCCCCGGCCAGTAGTCGCGCCGCGCGCCCCTCCTCGGCCCCCGCCACCACATCGACCCGATCACCGCCGCGCAAAATATCTGCAATAGCGTTGTCCGCCAAGCGAATCGGCACAATGCGTGCGTCCGCGCTCCCCACCGAGACCGCGGCCAGCCGCGGCCCCACAATCCGCAGCTCGGTCATTACTTCCCCCGCCCCGACAGCGCTGGTCAGCGTCCCGCCGACCAAGGATCCGGCGTCCCCGACCGCCCCGCCGGGCAGCGTCCCCGCTTCGCGCGCAACCACCCGCAGATCGTCATGGCTCACAACGTGACCGGGCGCCAAATCCCTTGCGGCGACAAGCACTTCCCGCTGCCGATCGGCCGGATCCCCGCGCACCGCGACAACCCCCGCGACCACGCACAACCCGACGGCCGCGACCCGGCGCACCAGCACACTGTCCGCCCACACCGGCCGCACCCGCGAAAAATGCTCTCGCAATCCGATCATGCGCGCAGCCTACGACCGCCATGCGTTCACAGCGCCCAAAAAACCGCCCGAACCGGACGGCCTGTGGATAGCGAAAAACCCTGTGGAAGAACGGTTTTCGCCCTGTTGAGGCCGCGTGTCCTGAAATGGGGTTTGGGGGCAACGCCCCCAAATTCCTCCCTCTTTCGCGCCGAAGGCGCGCTGCCTCAGGCGGCGGAGGTGCTGCTGGGGGTGCTGGAGGCGGTCGAGGTGGAGGTGCTCGACGCGGTCGAGGTGGACGAGCTGCTGTCCGAGGAGGACGAAGGCTTCGCCGCCTCGCTGGAGGTGGACCCGTTGCGCGAGTCGGTGCGGTAGAACCCGCTGCCCTTGAAGACGATGCCGACCGAGTTGAACAGCTTGCGCAGCTTGCCGTTGCATGCGGGGCAGACGGTCAGCGCGTCATCGGAGAAGGACTGCACGATGTCGAACTTGTTGTCGCACTCGGTGCACGCATACGAGTAAGTAGGCATCGGGAAACCTCCACAGTCTTCGTCGAATTAGCACTCTACAGCTCACAGTGCCAACGCTGCCAATCGGGTGTCAATTCCCGGCTTGTTCGTCCAGCGCCAGCAACCCGCCGAAGGGCGTCAGCGCCCATCCCATTCGATGGTCGTGCGGCTCCTCCGGCAAATGGCCGACGAGTTCATCGTCCCGCACCACCGCGATCAACCGCGCATCGGTGCGGCAGGCGGCCAAACTCCGGTCGTAATAACCCGCTCCACGGCCCAATCGCACGCCGCGCCGATCGACCGCCAGCGCGGGAATCAGGAGGGCGTCGGCTTTACCCAGCGCATTGGCGATCGGAGCCCCGGAAGGCTCCCGCAATCCGAATCGGCCGCGTCGCAAGGCTTCCGGTCCGGTGTACTCGGCCCATTCGAGCGGCCCCGGTTCCCCGGTCACCGGCAGCAGCACCCGGACGCCACCCGCGCGCAGTGCGTCCAGCATGTCCAGGGATCCCGGTTCGCCGCCGACCGGCACGTACGCGCACACCCATGCGAGCGTCCCGAGCGGCCCGCCGGGGGCCGCGAGCCGCGCGACCCCGGCCGCCAGCGCGTCCGCCTCCCGCTCGCGCTCGTCTGCGGTCACGGTCTTGCGCCGCGCGAGGACCGCCTCCCGCCACGCTCGCTTGTCCCAGGCATCCATGCCCCGGGCGTCCTCGTCCCAGGCGTCGCCGTCGTTCACCTCCTCACGATAGGTGTCCCGCCGCGCCCGCCTGTCGCTCGCATCGTTGTGGCGGTTTGCACGGTTTGCCGGTCCGCTGGCTGGGAATTGTCTGATACGTACGGATTTGCCTGCCCACCTGCGCACACTGTGTGCGGTATCGCACTCTGCTCCGTTTGCTTCGCCGCGACATGCCATGTCCCATGGGACGTGACTACTGATTTCGTGAGGTCCGGGTAACTCGCCGGGGACGTCCACAATAGGTTCGGCACCTACACCGGCGGCACGGGTGCGATACGGGTAACGGCTCTCGGCCGCCCGCAAAAGGCGCGGAGAGGCGGGAGTGCCATTTAGGCTCTCGGGGATGCCGAGGCGGAGATGAAGGACGCCCCGGCACACAGACGACTGGATAGGGTGAAGTTCATGACAGCTAATGGCGGCGGAGCCGCGTCGTGCTTCCGCACCGCGGTAGTACCCGCGGCGGGGCTCGGCACGAGGTTCCTGCCCGCGACCAAGACGGTGCCCAAGGAGCTGCTCCCGGTGGTCGACACCCCGGGCATCGAATTGGTCGCCGCCGAGGCCGCGGATTCCGGCGCCAACCGCCTTGTCATCGTGACCTCCCCCGGAAAAGACGGTGTCGTCGCGCATTTCGTCGAGGACCTGGTGCTGGAGAGCACTCTCGCCGAGCGCGGCAAGTTCCATCTGCTGGAGAAGGTCCGCAAGGCCCCCGGCCTGCTCGACGTCACCTCGGTGGTGCAGGAGGAGCCGCTCGGCCTGGGACACGCGGTGGCGCAGGCGGAATCGGTGCTCGACGACGACGAGACCGCCGTCGCGGTGCTGCTCCCCGACGACCTGGTGCTGCCCTCGGGCGTGCTCGCCGTCATGGCGAAAGTCCGTGACACCTACGGCGGTTCGGTGCTGTGCGCCATCGACGTGCCCAAAGACCAGGTCAGCGCGTACGGCGTGTTCGACGTCGAAACCCTGCCCGGCGCGTCCAGCGATGTGCTGAAGGTCAACGGCATGGTGGAGAAGCCCGCCCTGGCCGACGCCCCCTCCACCTACGCGGCCGCCGGCCGATACCTGCTGGACCGCGCCATCTTCGACGCCCTGCGCCGCATCACCCCGGGCGCCGGCGGCGAACTGCAGCTGACCGACGCCATCGCCCTGCTGATTTCGGAAGGACACCCGGTACACGTGGTGGTCCACCGTGGGTCGCGGCACGATCTGGGCAATCCGGGCGGCTATCTTCGAGCTGCGGTCGATTTCGCCCTGGAGCGAGAGGAATACGGTCCCGCCCTGCGCGAGTGGCTGGAGCAGCGACTCGGCCCGGGCTGGAACCCGCAGCTCACCTCGCCCGAATAACGGTGCGGCCGTAGCTGAGTGGGTAGTGCGCGAGATCATGGAAGGGCGGAATGCGCTCGGTTGAGGATCAGCAGATCAAGGTGACCGCGGCGGCCGTCGCGCCACGTCCGGTCCGGGTCGCTATCTCGGAGGCCCAGGGTTTGCTGTGTGCCGAGGATGTGGTGACCGAGCGCCCGCTGCCGGGTTTCGACCAGGCGGCCATCGACGGCTACGCGGTACGCAGCGTGGACGTGTCGGGCGCGGGCGCCGATATCCGCGAC contains:
- a CDS encoding S1C family serine protease, whose translation is MQGGPGTGATEAIPGSTQQLPAGAYGQAYSASGAGYAQPGGHQHTEPIFGGPGQPGGPGAAYPGIPGGPGGPGGPGVPGGQGVPGGPAPKRNGKAGLVAGAIVLALLSGGIGGAVGSLATRDGHSVTNALDAPRTNVSGVVNAPAGSVQAVAQKVVPSVVMIRVAGNRAEGEGSGVILSSDGKILTNNHVVSGAGPNAKMEVAFSDGSTAPATLIGADPVSDLAVIKVDRKDLTPIELGASSNLQVGESVVAVGSPLGLAGTVTTGIVSALNRPVSTSGESGSTGSVMNAIQTDAAINPGNSGGALVDMSGKLIGINTAIATLGTAEATGGQSGSIGLGFAIPVDQARRVADALIKNGKVTYAQIGVKVRGADDVNGARVLEVTPDGPAAKAGIPNNAIITKVDDTPIDSGNALIAAVRSHQPGDKVKITYTDEQGNNSKTVEVTLGEATAEGGR
- a CDS encoding MogA/MoaB family molybdenum cofactor biosynthesis protein; translation: MEIDAAVAGRALVVVVDDRTAHGGVDSLGPLVTELLTEAGFLVDASVSVQADEVEIRNALNTAVIGGVDLVISVGGTGMSPRDVTPEATEEVLDRVLPGISEALRASGLASGSLDAGLSRGLAGVSGSTLVVNLPGSRAAIRDGMATLGPLASRVIDELSGLDE
- a CDS encoding MspA family porin; this encodes MRENRTVRGARLARAAGIGAAATVVVGLLSTGAANADTFVPLPDGQKAGAGVTITRNGEHAVISPSLSANGAGRTAWLSGNVVADVTSTPEGEVGPWNGATNNPGSNNSSTHGTSRLSTGYIVGCQVSLADNAISAGIGASADLTGGGLSGSVGLNLGPGEVKFIGIDGKDIKKAGTYSVEYTDVPIEINGCAGYAQARSYTVVEIIGDHYSKTTLYGQPFSLG
- a CDS encoding MspA family porin, which produces MSIRNTAARVAGVGLAATAAIGLFSTGAANADTFVPLPGGAITKTLSDGTVVTVRMVGESANINPSMGSTPLHRNAWVSGSAQVDISGNNSTVGGKIYPGYVVGCQVNVSGGGASGGAEAGADWGASSIGSAKGNVGGNLTLGPGQSKAFYILDLEEADDYGNESHNARNKFKGSSGSVTWADETIGLNGCAGYAQARSFVIVKVETDNVISDVTLWGQPFSLG
- a CDS encoding MspA family porin, coding for MSENRTNGLRRGARFAGIGAAAAVAMGLFSTGAANADTFVPLPDGQKVSPSGTVTITRTGERAIISPSLAANGAGRTVWVNGTVSADVTETPEGEVGPWNGPRNWEGTNNSSTHGTSRISTGYIVGCQVSIADDAIGASVGGGISTDGFSVSGGLGLNLGPGEVGWVEIQGKDIKKAGTYSVEYMDAEIQIQGCAGYAQARAYTVVEIIGDHYSKTTLYGMPFSIG
- a CDS encoding MspA family porin, translating into MNIRKTMARVAGVGAVTAAALGLFSTGAANADTFVPLPGGTITKTLTDGTVVTVKLVGESAVISPSMGSTPVHRNAWVSGSAQVELSGANGDVGGKIRPGYVVGCQVNIDGGGTEVGVEAGSDWEGNASGGGTVGGSLSLGPGQARAFYLLDLEAADDFGNEDHTGKNKFKGSHGSVTWADSTIGLSGCGGYAQARAFVQVQVETDNVMSWITLWGQPFSLG
- the mscL gene encoding large conductance mechanosensitive channel protein MscL → MLKGFKDFLLRGNVVDLAVAVVIGTAFVAIVTAFSNGVINPLLAVFGGTNELGLGFQLVADKPATFVAIGPIITAALNFVIIAALLYFIVVLPATHAKKRWGAADDSLTDNDLLHQIRDLLAESRNGGNGSGGGRHEI
- a CDS encoding SAF domain-containing protein; protein product: MIGLREHFSRVRPVWADSVLVRRVAAVGLCVVAGVVAVRGDPADRQREVLVAARDLAPGHVVSHDDLRVVAREAGTLPGGAVGDAGSLVGGTLTSAVGAGEVMTELRIVGPRLAAVSVGSADARIVPIRLADNAIADILRGGDRVDVVAGAEEGRAARLLAGDAVVVSVSGTNGTRGHDERVVLVALDSRRAMTVAAASLHSALTVTFH
- a CDS encoding FmdB family zinc ribbon protein, giving the protein MPTYSYACTECDNKFDIVQSFSDDALTVCPACNGKLRKLFNSVGIVFKGSGFYRTDSRNGSTSSEAAKPSSSSDSSSSTSTASSTSTSTASSTPSSTSAA
- a CDS encoding 5-formyltetrahydrofolate cyclo-ligase, which codes for MDAWDKRAWREAVLARRKTVTADEREREADALAAGVARLAAPGGPLGTLAWVCAYVPVGGEPGSLDMLDALRAGGVRVLLPVTGEPGPLEWAEYTGPEALRRGRFGLREPSGAPIANALGKADALLIPALAVDRRGVRLGRGAGYYDRSLAACRTDARLIAVVRDDELVGHLPEEPHDHRMGWALTPFGGLLALDEQAGN
- a CDS encoding UTP--glucose-1-phosphate uridylyltransferase; this encodes MTANGGGAASCFRTAVVPAAGLGTRFLPATKTVPKELLPVVDTPGIELVAAEAADSGANRLVIVTSPGKDGVVAHFVEDLVLESTLAERGKFHLLEKVRKAPGLLDVTSVVQEEPLGLGHAVAQAESVLDDDETAVAVLLPDDLVLPSGVLAVMAKVRDTYGGSVLCAIDVPKDQVSAYGVFDVETLPGASSDVLKVNGMVEKPALADAPSTYAAAGRYLLDRAIFDALRRITPGAGGELQLTDAIALLISEGHPVHVVVHRGSRHDLGNPGGYLRAAVDFALEREEYGPALREWLEQRLGPGWNPQLTSPE